In bacterium, one DNA window encodes the following:
- a CDS encoding 30S ribosomal protein S12, whose amino-acid sequence MPTLNQLVRKGRKVIQKKNKAPALTGCPQRRGVCTRVYTTTPKKPNSALRKVARVRLTNGFEVTAYIPGEGHNLQEHSIVLIRGGRVKDLPGVRYHIVRGTYDTSGVEDRMNGRSKYGVKRKK is encoded by the coding sequence TTGCCGACACTGAATCAACTGGTAAGAAAAGGCAGAAAAGTTATCCAGAAGAAGAATAAGGCACCGGCCTTAACAGGTTGTCCTCAGAGGAGAGGAGTGTGTACCAGAGTTTACACAACTACTCCGAAGAAACCGAATTCAGCGCTGCGTAAAGTAGCAAGAGTGCGTCTTACAAACGGGTTTGAAGTTACAGCATATATTCCCGGTGAGGGGCATAATCTTCAGGAGCACTCAATTGTGCTTATTAGAGGTGGAAGAGTTAAGGATCTTCCGGGTGTTAGGTATCATATAGTAAGAGGGACTTACGATACCAGTGGTGTAGAAGACCGTATGAACGGAAGATCAAAATACGGTGTAAAACGAAAGAAGTAG
- the rpsG gene encoding 30S ribosomal protein S7, whose translation MPRRRRVPKRKVLPDPVYHQEVVTKFINGLMKGGKRSLAEDIFYSAMNIIEERTGDKGIDAFHKAVENVKPIIEVKSRRVGGATYQVPVEIPSNRRAALAYRWIINFSRARSEKTMAERLAGELIDAAKKEGTSIKKREDVHKMAEANKAFAHFRW comes from the coding sequence ATGCCGAGAAGAAGACGAGTACCAAAGCGAAAAGTATTGCCCGATCCGGTTTATCATCAGGAGGTTGTTACAAAGTTTATCAACGGCCTCATGAAAGGCGGGAAAAGAAGTCTTGCTGAAGATATATTTTATTCGGCAATGAACATTATTGAAGAGAGAACCGGTGACAAAGGGATTGATGCATTCCACAAAGCTGTTGAGAATGTAAAACCTATTATTGAGGTAAAATCTCGCAGGGTTGGCGGAGCTACATATCAGGTTCCGGTAGAAATTCCATCAAACAGGCGTGCAGCTTTGGCCTACAGGTGGATTATAAATTTTTCCCGCGCAAGATCTGAAAAGACTATGGCTGAAAGACTCGCGGGAGAATTAATTGATGCTGCCAAGAAAGAGGGTACATCAATCAAGAAGAGAGAAGATGTACATAAAATGGCAGAAGCGAATAAGGCATTTGCTCATTTTAGGTGGTAA